In a single window of the Agromyces sp. H17E-10 genome:
- the paaI gene encoding hydroxyphenylacetyl-CoA thioesterase PaaI: MAVGAGRDACRGIPILPTDRSVSIYSNSAPDNDAPLDEEYEMTDAATDADGLNREMMRRDRAAAWLGLVVERDDPGHAVVSMVVREEMTNGFGITHGGLVFALADTAFAISCNEDDRVTVAAGADITFLKSTHAGQKLTATAVRRTRSGRTGLYDVSVVDEHGEPVAEFRGRSISTNRTF, from the coding sequence GTGGCGGTCGGTGCCGGTCGCGACGCGTGCCGCGGCATCCCGATATTACCAACCGATCGTTCAGTTAGTATATATTCGAACTCGGCGCCCGACAATGACGCCCCACTCGATGAGGAGTACGAGATGACGGATGCCGCGACCGACGCCGACGGCCTCAATCGCGAGATGATGCGGCGCGACCGCGCCGCAGCGTGGCTCGGACTCGTGGTCGAACGCGACGATCCCGGCCACGCCGTCGTCAGCATGGTCGTTCGCGAGGAGATGACGAACGGCTTCGGCATCACCCACGGGGGCCTCGTCTTCGCCCTCGCCGACACCGCGTTCGCGATCTCGTGCAACGAAGACGACCGCGTCACCGTGGCGGCAGGCGCCGACATCACCTTCCTCAAGTCGACGCACGCGGGCCAGAAGCTCACGGCGACGGCCGTGCGACGTACCCGCTCGGGCCGGACCGGCCTCTACGACGTGTCGGTCGTCGACGAGCACGGCGAGCCGGTCGCCGAGTTCCGCGGCCGGTCGATCTCCACCAACCGCACCTTCTGA
- the paaA gene encoding 1,2-phenylacetyl-CoA epoxidase subunit PaaA, which produces MTAPADLRPVTGEASDADGQAAFDAIIAADSRIEPRDWMPEAYRKTLIRQISQHAHSEIIGMQPESNWITRAPSLKRKAILMAKVQDEAGHGLYLYSAAQTLGIGREEMMQQLIEGRARYSSIFNYTTPTWADMGAIGWLVDGAAICNQVPLCRASYGPYGRAMVRICKEESFHQRQGFEILLELMQGTPEQRQMAQDAVDRWYWPSLQMFGPPDDQSPNSAQSMAWNIKRFSNDELRQRFVGMLVPQAEVLGVTLPDPNLRFNEETGEYDMSEIDWTEFNEVLAGRGPANAERLRRRREAHEEGAWVREAAAEYARKQALKQKEVA; this is translated from the coding sequence ATGACCGCACCAGCAGACCTCCGCCCCGTGACGGGGGAGGCGTCCGATGCCGACGGCCAGGCCGCGTTCGACGCGATCATCGCCGCCGACTCGCGCATCGAGCCCCGCGACTGGATGCCCGAGGCGTACCGCAAGACGCTCATCCGGCAGATCAGCCAGCACGCGCACTCCGAGATCATCGGCATGCAGCCCGAGTCGAACTGGATCACGCGGGCGCCGAGCCTCAAGCGCAAGGCGATCCTGATGGCCAAGGTGCAAGACGAGGCAGGCCACGGGCTCTACCTCTACTCGGCCGCGCAGACGCTCGGCATCGGGCGTGAGGAGATGATGCAGCAGCTCATCGAGGGGCGTGCCCGGTACTCGTCGATCTTCAACTACACCACCCCGACCTGGGCCGACATGGGCGCGATCGGCTGGCTCGTCGACGGCGCCGCGATCTGCAACCAGGTGCCGCTGTGCCGCGCCTCGTACGGCCCCTACGGCCGGGCGATGGTGCGCATCTGCAAGGAGGAGTCGTTCCACCAGCGGCAGGGGTTCGAGATCCTGCTCGAGCTCATGCAGGGCACGCCCGAGCAGCGGCAGATGGCGCAGGACGCCGTCGACCGCTGGTACTGGCCGAGCCTGCAGATGTTCGGTCCGCCCGACGATCAGTCGCCGAACTCGGCGCAGTCGATGGCGTGGAACATCAAGCGCTTCTCGAACGACGAACTGCGCCAGCGCTTCGTCGGCATGCTCGTGCCGCAGGCCGAGGTGCTCGGCGTCACCCTGCCCGACCCGAACCTGCGTTTCAACGAGGAGACGGGCGAGTACGACATGAGCGAGATCGACTGGACCGAGTTCAACGAGGTCCTCGCCGGTCGCGGGCCCGCCAACGCCGAGCGGCTCCGCCGGCGCCGCGAGGCCCACGAGGAGGGCGCCTGGGTGCGCGAGGCCGCCGCCGAGTACGCCCGCAAGCAGGCCCTGAAGCAGAAGGAAGTGGCGTGA
- the paaB gene encoding 1,2-phenylacetyl-CoA epoxidase subunit PaaB gives MSTPGETGAEAWPLWEVFVRANRGLSHVHVGSLHAPDADMAVRNARDLYTRRNEGVSIWVVPAVAITTSDPDAKGAFFESPAGKNYRHAVYYTKSEGVKHL, from the coding sequence ATGTCGACCCCCGGTGAGACCGGCGCCGAGGCCTGGCCCCTGTGGGAGGTCTTCGTGCGCGCCAACCGCGGCCTGAGCCACGTGCACGTCGGATCGCTGCACGCACCCGACGCCGACATGGCCGTGCGCAACGCGCGCGACCTCTACACGCGCCGCAACGAGGGCGTGTCGATCTGGGTCGTGCCGGCCGTCGCGATCACGACGAGCGACCCCGACGCGAAGGGTGCCTTCTTCGAGAGCCCCGCCGGTAAGAACTACCGCCACGCGGTCTACTACACGAAGAGCGAGGGGGTGAAGCACCTGTGA
- the paaC gene encoding 1,2-phenylacetyl-CoA epoxidase subunit PaaC, with protein MSADLDTPPASATRSPEGHGDVTVDRLALADELAGQADDGTARVASPEVAEYALRLGDDALVLAQQLGMWITRAPELEEDVALGNIGLDLLGHARSLLHYAGTATGRSEDDLAYWRDEPEWRNAWLFEQPNGDFACTIARQLVASLYLFELYGALTDSTDPTLAAIAAKAVKEVDYHRDHAVQWTLRLAGGTEESRRRMIDGVTVTWPYVDELFEDDELIEGLAAEGVAVLPSSLRPAFEAAIDAVFTEAELERPTGRTAYTASGGGRRGSHTERLAPLLAEMQVLARQHRGATW; from the coding sequence GTGAGTGCGGATCTCGATACGCCTCCTGCGTCGGCTACTCGATCACCGGAGGGACACGGCGACGTCACCGTCGACCGGCTCGCGCTCGCCGACGAGCTCGCCGGCCAGGCCGACGACGGCACCGCCCGCGTCGCCTCGCCCGAGGTCGCCGAGTATGCACTGCGCCTCGGCGACGACGCCCTCGTGCTCGCCCAGCAGCTCGGCATGTGGATCACCCGCGCGCCTGAGCTCGAAGAGGATGTGGCACTCGGCAACATCGGCCTCGACCTGCTCGGCCACGCCCGCTCGCTGCTGCACTACGCCGGCACCGCCACGGGCCGCAGCGAAGACGACCTCGCCTACTGGCGCGACGAGCCAGAGTGGCGCAACGCGTGGCTCTTCGAACAGCCGAACGGCGACTTCGCCTGCACGATCGCGCGTCAGCTCGTGGCATCCCTCTATCTCTTCGAACTGTACGGCGCGCTCACCGACTCGACCGACCCGACCCTCGCCGCGATCGCGGCGAAGGCCGTGAAGGAGGTCGACTACCACCGCGACCACGCCGTGCAGTGGACGCTGCGTCTCGCCGGCGGCACCGAGGAGTCGCGTCGGCGCATGATCGACGGCGTGACCGTGACCTGGCCGTACGTCGACGAGCTGTTCGAGGACGACGAGCTCATCGAGGGCCTCGCCGCCGAGGGCGTCGCGGTGCTGCCGTCGTCGCTGCGCCCCGCGTTCGAGGCGGCGATCGACGCCGTCTTCACCGAAGCGGAGCTCGAGCGGCCGACGGGCCGCACCGCCTACACCGCCTCGGGCGGCGGGCGCCGCGGTTCGCACACCGAACGGCTCGCGCCGCTGCTCGCCGAGATGCAGGTGCTCGCCCGGCAGCATCGGGGTGCGACGTGGTGA
- the paaD gene encoding 1,2-phenylacetyl-CoA epoxidase subunit PaaD translates to MTTAGRGAPTRSGDASRDHAWAVAATVTDPEIPVLTIEDLGVLRAVDVADDGSVRVQITPTYSGCPAMDAIRDDVLLALTHAGYDRVDVELVLAPAWTTDWMSDAGKEKLRRYGIQAPTGKAAARDAGPVRVQLAVKCPRCDSLNTRELARFGSTSCKALYECRDCLEPFDYFKVL, encoded by the coding sequence GTGACCACTGCCGGTCGAGGAGCGCCGACGCGAAGCGGCGACGCGTCTCGAGACCACGCTTGGGCGGTCGCCGCGACGGTGACCGACCCCGAGATCCCCGTGCTCACGATCGAAGACCTCGGCGTCCTGCGCGCGGTCGACGTCGCCGACGACGGGTCGGTGCGCGTGCAGATCACCCCGACCTACAGCGGGTGCCCCGCGATGGACGCGATCCGCGACGACGTGCTGCTCGCGCTCACGCACGCGGGCTACGACCGGGTCGACGTCGAGCTCGTGCTCGCGCCGGCGTGGACGACCGACTGGATGAGCGACGCCGGCAAGGAGAAGCTGCGCCGCTACGGCATCCAGGCGCCGACCGGCAAGGCGGCGGCGCGCGATGCCGGGCCGGTACGCGTGCAGCTCGCCGTGAAATGCCCCCGCTGCGACTCGCTCAACACCCGCGAACTCGCCCGCTTCGGCTCGACGTCGTGCAAGGCGCTCTACGAGTGCCGCGACTGCCTCGAGCCCTTCGACTACTTCAAGGTGCTCTGA